The genomic stretch CGACCTTCTTGCTCTTTGGCTTCTTTGCCTTCGCCTTGGCGTCCTGTGCGCCAGAGGGTTTGTTCCAGTAGTAAAGCAGCTGTGCCACAATAACTCCATTGGCAAATGTGGAGAAGCAGAAGGTAATAATCATCATTTGATCGCCCGTCTCCTGTATGGAGGTAAAGATTCGAGCCACTGATCCGGCAAACATCATGAAGCATGTGGCGGCTGACAATTGGCCGGTAGATCCAGCCTTGTAGTTGGTGAACGCCTGCGACAGCTTGCCCACCAGCAGAATGGGAATATTGCAGCTCTGGATGGTGATCAATGCCTTCATTGGTGTTAAGCCAGAGTTGAGCACGTAAAGAAATACTGCATATGCCAGGAGGAATATCACTGACTGAACCTTGCGCCCGCT from Drosophila pseudoobscura strain MV-25-SWS-2005 chromosome 4, UCI_Dpse_MV25, whole genome shotgun sequence encodes the following:
- the LOC4816553 gene encoding mannose-P-dolichol utilization defect 1 protein homolog; translated protein: MTDLIRKGALFLMSQKCYDNYFLEHDFLDIPCFKALLSKGLGLAIIAGSVLVKVPQVLKILNNKSGEGINIVGVMLDLLAITFHMSYSFMNGYPFSAWGDSTFLAFQTVAIAVLVLYFSGRKVQSVIFLLAYAVFLYVLNSGLTPMKALITIQSCNIPILLVGKLSQAFTNYKAGSTGQLSAATCFMMFAGSVARIFTSIQETGDQMMIITFCFSTFANGVIVAQLLYYWNKPSGAQDAKAKAKKPKSKKVD